The following DNA comes from Vigna radiata var. radiata cultivar VC1973A chromosome 4, Vradiata_ver6, whole genome shotgun sequence.
NNNNNNNNNNNNNNNNNNNNNNNNNNNNNNNNNNNNNNNNNNNNNNNNNNNNNNNNNNNNNNNNNNNNNNNNNNNNNNNNNNNNNNNNNNNNNNNNNNNNNNNNNNNNNNNNNNNNNNNNNNNNNNNNNNNNNNNNNNNNNNNNNNNNNNNNNNNNNNNNNNNNNNNNNNNNNNNNNNNNNNNNNNNNNNNNNNNNNNNNNNNNATGTATGCGATGGTCTGTACAAGGCCAGACATTGGTCATGCAGTGGGAGTTGTTAGCAGGTTTATGTCAAATCCAGGTAAAGCTCATTGGGAAGCTGTTAAATGGATTTTGAGATATCTACGAGGCACTATAGAGAAGTGTTTGTACTTTAGCAAAGGAGAGTTAAAAGTACAAGGTTACGTAGATGCAGACTTTGGAGGTGAAGTAGATCACCGAAGAAGTACTACTGGTTACATTTTCACTGTTGGTACTACAGCTGTTAGTTGGATGTCACAGGTGCAAAAGATTGTTGCTTTATCCACTACAGAAGCTGAGTATGTAGCAGTAACAGAAGCTAGTAAAGAATTAATATGGCTTCAGGGATTGTTAACAGAGTTGGGATTCATCCAAGAGATGAGTGTTTTGCACAGTGATAGTCAGAGTGCAATACATCTGGCAAAGAATTCAGCATTTCACTCTAGGACAAAACATATTGATGTTTGTTATCACTTCATTAGATCTTTGCTTGAAGATGGGGTGCTAACATTGAGAAAGATTCTCGGAAGTAAAAATCCAGCAGACATGTTAACAAAAGTGGTAACCATTGACAAACTGAAATTGTGTTCAACTTCAGTTGGCTTGCTACAATAATAGACTACAGAAGATTGGTGGTGTAATGACCAAGGTGTgaagacaaattaaaattagtcttCAAGTGGGAGATTGTTAGAATTGGTCAAAAGGGATTTTATCCAATGAAAATGTATGAAGGGGAGAAGATTAAGgaaatcaacaaattaaatagaaaataagttaatatatatataagaaaaagaatagataataaaatgcgtagagaagaaaaagagaaacgcagagtagaaataaagaaagagagaaaaagtgatattgtaattttatttttatcattaatacaTTTGCAGTGAAATCTAAAGAGTTTTATTTTGAGTGTCATTATTCCGCACTTATATTTTTCTCACAAATCTGATTAAGAGGAATTGTGCATAATTTCCTAACAGGTACAAAAGGGTGATTATAGACAGACACGACATAGAAAGGAAAACATAAGTGTGTGGCACATAAAATTGTACAAACTGAGACTATACATAGCAacctttgcttttgttttgcCTCTCTGTCTCTCTTTTCTTACTTTCCATCTTCATCTAACAATGTTACTGGCTAGTTTCTGTCTGGTTTAAAATGTGTGAAGGTAACTTTTCCCATTAAAAAAATGACGTGCGTGCTATGTAGAATTGTAACTTTTTTCAAGCTATTCCTTGGGTTAAAGGATCACTCTTAGAACTAACAgcaaaattgattttagaaaaaatacatTGGCGACTCTAAGTTAAGTTGGTAACGGTATCTGCCATGCCATGAACACGTAAGGTTaaggtgaaaagaaaaagaattagaaGATAGGGTAAAATGAAACAAATGGAAAGGGAAACAAAGCAAATCCAAGGGTCTCTTTTGTCTTGCAATTCATCACACTTAATCAATGGTGTAGGTTTCGTCACTCTACTTGAAACAATtattgctgtttttttttttcttttactgcTTCTGAAAACACCATAAAACTATTCATGACCGTGGTTTAAAGTTCCATCATTATCTTacatattttactaaaaaaaggTTGAATTTCGATAAAAATACCTTAGTTTTGTGCTATTCTAGAAAGAAAGTGTAGAGAGATATGTAATAGGTTTCTTTTAGATTTTAGTCTGGATTATCgattggattttttttctctgctcaccattaaaaatatactgaaattgatatttacaaaattgtcttaatatattttaaaatatcaaaatcaaaatcaatatctATCACTTCATTTCGAAGATAGAACAGAGAAATATCTGAACAATAAGCATGTCTTTGCAATCttctaacataattaattataataaaaatatattaaatgtgactaatcaaatttaagtttatttaacaaaattttcttgtaaacttaaatgtttatttttcttcttcatatttattcatatgttctttattatatatgtagtaattctttgctttttttttatgattggcTAAATTTTTTACTATCTTCTTGATCAATTTTGCTTTAGTTATGACTaacttgttctttttatttttgattattgatttgttCTTTACTTTAGTTCCATTCTCTTTAACATTGGTCGCTTTGTCGTTAGCTGGATTCTTGTCAATAGGTTGAGCTCCTTTTGAGAGTTGTTACTTCTTGTCTTATATTTCTAATTCAACTCTTAAAAATTCTTCTTAGCTTGAAGTTCTTGCAAATTTGAAACATCTTGTTCAAGTTTTAGACGTTGTTTATGCaaaatctattttcttttaagctTGCATGTAACTCTGCATTTTCTCTAACTTCATTTTCAATTCTATGTTGCAAATAATCTTTTGCAAGTTGTAACCTTTGAGTGACAAGTTCATCTTCGTACATGTTCGAGTTATTTGATCTGTACAATTGCACCAATTACATCTCACCAAGTTATCTGAACTTTCAACTCGATCCACCAATTTAACAACTATCTGTTTGCTCCATTGAGCTACCTAGGTTGcccaacaaaattttcaagaTGTCCACTTGCTCTATCGAGATATATGGGCTATCTACATGCTCCATTGAGTTATCCCATCAATCTTTATGAGTTCTTCATGCACATTACCAGGTTATCCAAATATACTACTAATTTATCTGATGTTTTGCCGACCTCTTGACATTACTTCACTTTTTTGTTGAGTTATCCATGATACTAAACCTTTTTGCCAAATTCTCCATGCTACTCAACCATCTTGCTGAGTTCTCTCGTGCTAGACTCCTAAACTATGTCTCATCATCAATAACACTACTTCCTCTTCAACATCATATGTGAGAAAGTTAGTTTCTTTGTTGCTCTTAGATCAATAACTTTAAGTAAAATGTCTAACCTTTACTATAAGTGAAACACTTATTTGAGTAACATTCATTTGTATAATGATCATATTTGTCACACTTGAAGTACTCAACATTTGATTTGCACAACTGACCTCCTGTCCATAAACCTTGTCCTCTTCGTGCTTATTTTTGTTGGTTGGACTATTCTTTCTCCTCTTCTAATCACGATCGACTTCTACAACCAAGATTGCTTCCTTTACATTCTCGGTATCTTCCTCCGCTTTGAGTGTTCTAAGCTTTTCCCTTTATTTGAAGTATTTGATCAagtaattttcatttctttttatttcgtAGTTCGTGCAACTCAAGTGACCCAACAAGCTCTTTCAAGTGACAATGTTGGTAAGTCTTTGGACTCCTCACTAATGCatagtatatttttaaagtCACTAGTTAACAACCTCAAGATTTTCTCCACTACTCAATTAGTGGGCAATGTTTCTCCATTTCTTCCAAGTCGATTCACCATCGTCTAATCCAAGAGATATattcaactatttttttagCCTTTTTCATTCTCATACTTTCAAGTTCGCCTCTAAGAATTTGAAGTCTGacatatttttatacaattattttttttatatagcttttctaatatattttatgtttcttttaaagATTGTGCACttgtaatctttttaaaattagacTTGTCCACAACTTAGTACAAATCTGACTTATCTTCACACCCAATTCTCTCAATGCTTTTAGGCATTCACAAATTAATGGTGTCGGATGATtcctcaaattcattttcaacagcCTTCCAATTTTCTTGAGAGCCATAAATAGTCTTCATTTAATGTCGTCTTTACTCAACTTGGGTAGAAACTTTCTTTTTACAAGGTTTACTATCTTTCTCCAATTTTCTAGCTCTTTGACTATTTTTAACCACTCAAACGTCAAAGCTCTCTAACGCCGATATCAATTTGTTAACAGCAATCTGTTAACGAGTCTTTTTTggataaacattttttaatattattatttgccgttacacattttaaaaaaaaaatacatcaacCCTTAGTCATGTCTCTTTTAACTTGTAATCTTAAACACAGTTATTATCGAACATAATTAATGAACTCTATTACCacacataatattaatattaagaatGATATCTgacaataaaaagtattaaataatgcAACTAACCACGTTTAATAACCAGTCACACCGACATTTTTGGAATTAGGGTAACCATATCTTGTGCTGGCTAAGACGTCCCATGACTAGCTGACGAAAGACAGACACGGAGAGAGCTTTTGTCTGGATTGGTCACTGCTGGTCGTGTTGCTTTATTCGTTGTTGAAAGGCAGCATTGGTCCTTACAAAAGTTATCAtctgctttttcttttttaaaagataacttCATTTATTCTCAGTGGTATTGTAATAATAAAGTTAGTAATTATTAGTGTTTGAACACATGCATTCAGTTACCTCTGAAGCGCACGGATAACTCCAGTGTGGATCGTGAGCGATTTACATCATAATACGTAGAAAAAAGTTCACATTTATCTTCTCCagtcttttccttttccttttccttttgttttcgACTGCATAATATAATATGACCTAAAATGATGCATTCATTATTTGTGTTTCTTTCTTGCATCATTCTGCTCAACAAGTTCTAGAATACTCACCGACTTTACTTCGGTCGAATTGCATGGTTTTGAGTGGCATTTTGGCGTCTTCTAAGATTGCTTATCTTACTTCAACTTTCAAccttaaaaacaaacaaatctgTACGTCCCAGCTTATGAAtctaataatttgataattacaACATCGTAAAGTCTTAGTCTTGCCTGTTGACTCATATCGAATGTATATTTTCTTTACGAGTTTCTCTcactctcttcctttttttctctcccaTTCACACATCATTTTTTACTTCCAGCTTGTGTAAGTGAATACTCTTAACTGAAAATTCGCAATGCGATATGGAAACTTCCTACAACGAATATGCTGAAAGTACAATGATTGGAGCTTCCTCGGAATTCTGATTTTGCGACAATTTTGAGGACAGGTAAAGAGCCATGGACGTTAAATGACTGTCAACACAGTCAAGTTTCTGAGAAGTTTTTCTCAGAATAAATCTTGAGTGCGTGCGAAACCTCATAGCAACTGAAGTACGAGCAAATGCAcggaagagagaaagaaaagaaacaaaacaaaaatcaagagaaaaaggaaagagtgACTTACCATAATGTTTAGTCTAGTTGTCTGAACTATCCAACTTGCcatatcttttttattgttcATGTTATCTGTTTATCGCCTCCAAGATGCACGACACAATCAACCTTTGTATGCAAAACCATGTTTATGTCTTTGATTAAGATAATGTAAACTTGTATAGAGAGGCTGCAAGATACGAGAAAAGTGCTCAAGCTTGAAATATCTAACAAAGTTATCCCGAGAAACACTGCCTCGATAAATGTTAGTGTGGATCAGTGGCACGTTCTTTAATACCGTATATAGCAGTATCACTTTTCTTCTGTCTTGATACCTTTGCTTTATCGTGCTTCTAGCTTATCGCCATACATGAACGAAATGGAACACTAGTGTGAATCACCAAATATAATACGAAACATGTAAGAGAGTAACAAActgtagaaaagaaaaattgaaccGAATGATATCGCGcagtaaacaaacaaaacacaatacaTGCACACACTGTTTTACAAAGAAAGCTCAATAGAACATAGAAGACACTAGGCTCGATgaagaaacataaacaaaacCAATGACAAGAAAATATACAATTGAAGACTAAATTCTACCAGCTTGATTTCTGTTAACACTAACGCGTGAAGACGGTGGAACACGGAGTGCTGCCATCCTAGAactgattataaaaatataagagttTAATGGTACAGTTATTTTTTGGATCAATAACTAAACGAGTTCAATCATGATTAGATGGAAACTCATTCaactattgataaaaaaaaataacagtacCAAAACCCTTACATTTCTGTCTACCGTAgaatttctcttttctctaaCCCATCAAAGTTACAAGAGATGACTAGCGGAAGAAGATGCAAGACCGGATAAATCCGTCCATGAGTAGTAATGGTTACCATTTTCTGACACAGTCAAAGGAGATCTTGACAAATTCAGACCACCGTTGTATTCCAATTTAACTCGGGGTGGCAGCTGAGTAACCCTAGAACTTGCGGCAATATCTCCAACCAGACCTTCAACACTTTCAGTTTGAAAAGGGTAGGAAGAAACAGCAGAAGCTGAGTCAAAACCATTCAAGAAAGGAAATTGCTGAAACCGCCACTGTTCCAATCCTCCTCCAGCAGCAGTAACACTTGAGCCATGACCCTGACCACCAATTTGAAACCCCATATGCGAACCGTTCTGAGCTTGCATCTCACGCAAGTTAACACCTGCGTTCCCTGCACCATAGCGGTTCATACTCTGAAGAGAGGCCATGAAAGGTTGTGGGAATCGACCAATAAGCTCAGGCATAGCGCTTGTGGGATTGGGAAGTGATGATTTCTCAGTAGGAACCGGAGATTTGGAGCGACTCCTTTTGTTCTTCTTGTTCCTACGGCATCCTCCACCGACAGGAACGTTCCTGAGAGCGCCACCTCTTGTCCAATAACGCCTACAAGTCTTGCAAAAGTGGCGCGG
Coding sequences within:
- the LOC106758697 gene encoding dof zinc finger protein DOF2.2, producing MVFSSIPVYLDPPNWQQQQNQHQANGSNSPQMLPTMPQQPQEPHVGVHEPAGSIRPGLMADRSKIPAQEGALKCPRCESTNTKFCYFNNYSLSQPRHFCKTCRRYWTRGGALRNVPVGGGCRRNKKNKRSRSKSPVPTEKSSLPNPTSAMPELIGRFPQPFMASLQSMNRYGAGNAGVNLREMQAQNGSHMGFQIGGQGHGSSVTAAGGGLEQWRFQQFPFLNGFDSASAVSSYPFQTESVEGLVGDIAASSRVTQLPPRVKLEYNGGLNLSRSPLTVSENGNHYYSWTDLSGLASSSASHLL